The Mycoplasma sp. 1654_15 genome contains a region encoding:
- the atpD gene encoding F0F1 ATP synthase subunit beta, translating into MEKQNIGKIIQILGPVIDVRFPDSHLPAILNALVVNLPANKDGKIKQITLEVEQHIGDDTVRTIAMDMTYNLYKGLDVIDTGKQIQVPVGRQVLSRMFNVLGKVIDEKPAPKFDQLREIHAPAPSYVDQKASSEILVTGIKVIDLLIPFVKGGKIGLFGGAGVGKTVLVQELINNVATQHGGLSVFAGVGERSREGNDLYYEMKAAGVLDKTALVFGQMNEPPGARMRVALSALTMAEYFRDQENQDVLLFIDNIFRFTQAGSEVSTLLGRIPSTVGYQPTLATEMGQLQERITSTKHGSITSVQAVYVPADDLTDPAPATTFSHLDAKTVLDRNIASLGIYPAVDPLASGSRILDPLIVGQEHYNVARQVIQTLQRFKELQDIIAILGVDELSEEDKKVVARARRIRNFLSQPFFVAEKFSGIQGKFLKLEDTIRSFAELLSGKYDEIPEEAFLYIGTIEEAVEKAKKL; encoded by the coding sequence ATGGAAAAACAAAATATCGGAAAAATAATTCAAATTCTAGGTCCAGTTATTGACGTGCGTTTTCCCGACTCACATCTTCCTGCTATTTTAAACGCTTTAGTAGTTAATTTACCAGCAAACAAAGATGGAAAAATAAAGCAAATAACTCTTGAAGTTGAACAACACATTGGAGACGATACAGTTAGAACCATAGCAATGGATATGACTTATAATCTTTACAAAGGTCTTGATGTAATTGACACAGGAAAACAAATTCAAGTACCAGTTGGACGTCAAGTTTTATCTAGAATGTTCAATGTTTTAGGTAAAGTAATAGATGAAAAACCAGCTCCTAAATTTGATCAATTAAGAGAAATTCACGCTCCAGCTCCTAGTTATGTTGACCAAAAAGCTTCATCAGAAATTCTAGTTACTGGAATCAAAGTCATTGACCTTCTAATTCCTTTTGTTAAAGGAGGAAAAATTGGACTTTTTGGTGGTGCCGGAGTTGGAAAAACTGTTTTGGTTCAAGAATTAATTAACAACGTCGCAACCCAACACGGAGGGCTTTCAGTTTTTGCCGGAGTTGGTGAAAGATCTCGTGAAGGAAACGATCTTTACTACGAAATGAAAGCAGCTGGAGTGCTAGATAAAACAGCGCTTGTTTTTGGACAAATGAACGAACCTCCAGGAGCACGTATGAGAGTTGCTCTTTCAGCGCTTACAATGGCGGAATACTTTAGAGATCAAGAAAACCAAGATGTTCTTCTTTTTATAGACAATATCTTTAGATTTACACAAGCTGGTTCCGAAGTTTCTACATTATTAGGAAGAATTCCTTCAACTGTAGGTTATCAACCAACTTTAGCTACTGAAATGGGACAACTACAAGAAAGAATTACTTCAACAAAACACGGTTCTATTACTTCAGTACAAGCCGTTTATGTTCCAGCCGATGATTTAACCGATCCAGCGCCTGCAACAACCTTTTCTCACTTAGATGCTAAAACGGTTTTAGATAGAAATATTGCTTCTTTAGGTATTTATCCTGCAGTTGACCCGTTAGCTTCAGGTTCAAGAATTTTAGATCCTTTAATTGTTGGACAAGAGCATTATAATGTAGCGCGTCAAGTAATTCAAACCTTACAAAGATTTAAAGAATTACAAGATATTATTGCAATCTTAGGAGTAGATGAATTATCTGAAGAAGATAAAAAAGTTGTTGCCAGAGCAAGAAGAATCAGAAACTTCTTATCACAACCATTTTTCGTGGCTGAAAAATTTTCTGGAATTCAAGGAAAATTCTTGAAATTAGAAGACACCATTAGAAGTTTTGCTGAACTTTTATCAGGTAAATATGATGAAATTCCGGAAGAAGCCTTTTTATATATTGGAACAATTGAAGAAGCTGTAGAAAAGGCTAAAAAGCTTTAA
- the atpA gene encoding F0F1 ATP synthase subunit alpha — translation MPLKASDISAIIKHQIETYNKKNVISETGKVITVGDGVAIVYGIDKVKLGELVAFKNNTYGIALNLEEDYVGVVIMGNENAVAEGDEVRRTNLTISTPVGDGMLSRVVNALGEPIDGNGEISFTKRRQIFSEAPSIMSRQAIDRPLNTGILAIDSLVPIGLGQRELIIGDRQTGKTAIAIDTILNQKHKNIRCVYVAIGQKNSTIAQIVNKLKKEGAMEYTTVVVASASELAPLQYIAPYVGVSIAEEWMYNGNDVLIIYDDLTKHAIAYRTLSLLLRRPPGREAFPGDIFYQHSYLLERASQLNKESGGGSITALPIVETQAGDISAYIPTNVISITDGQIFMRDSLFNSGQKPAIDVGFSVSRVGSAAQTKGMKQASSSLKLQLAQYNEIKAFAQFGSDLGEASQKLLDRGTKIYELLKQNQYEHLAQFNQVMILLVIKEKLLDSVKVEEILQFRTEFFDFLNKDVFILKQKQYFLDNKSIDNKSYDSLIDSFKGFIERFVAKSAN, via the coding sequence ATGCCATTAAAAGCCAGTGATATTTCTGCTATAATAAAGCACCAAATCGAAACATACAATAAGAAAAATGTAATTTCAGAAACAGGAAAAGTCATTACAGTAGGTGATGGAGTTGCTATTGTCTATGGTATTGACAAAGTAAAATTAGGTGAATTAGTTGCTTTTAAAAACAACACTTATGGAATCGCTCTAAACTTAGAAGAAGACTATGTTGGTGTAGTTATCATGGGTAATGAAAATGCGGTTGCTGAAGGTGATGAAGTAAGAAGAACTAACTTAACTATTTCAACTCCAGTTGGCGATGGAATGCTATCTAGAGTAGTTAATGCTTTAGGTGAACCAATTGATGGTAATGGCGAAATTTCCTTCACAAAAAGAAGACAAATTTTTTCAGAAGCTCCTTCAATAATGTCTCGTCAAGCCATTGATCGTCCATTAAATACAGGTATTTTAGCTATAGATTCTTTAGTACCAATTGGTTTAGGACAAAGAGAATTAATTATCGGAGATCGTCAAACAGGAAAAACCGCAATTGCTATAGATACCATTTTGAATCAAAAGCACAAAAACATTCGTTGTGTTTATGTAGCTATAGGACAAAAAAACTCTACAATTGCTCAAATAGTAAACAAACTTAAAAAAGAAGGCGCTATGGAGTATACAACCGTTGTTGTAGCTTCAGCATCTGAACTTGCGCCGTTACAGTATATAGCTCCTTACGTTGGAGTTTCTATCGCAGAAGAATGAATGTATAACGGTAATGATGTTTTAATAATTTATGATGATTTAACAAAACACGCAATTGCTTATAGAACATTGTCTTTATTACTACGTCGTCCACCTGGTCGTGAAGCCTTTCCTGGAGATATTTTTTATCAACACTCATATTTATTAGAAAGAGCTTCACAATTAAACAAAGAATCTGGTGGAGGTTCTATTACAGCATTGCCTATAGTTGAAACTCAAGCAGGAGATATTTCAGCTTATATTCCAACTAATGTTATTTCAATTACTGATGGACAAATTTTTATGCGTGATTCATTGTTTAATTCAGGACAAAAACCAGCAATAGACGTTGGATTTTCTGTATCCCGTGTAGGTTCAGCAGCACAAACTAAAGGAATGAAACAAGCATCTAGTTCACTTAAATTACAATTAGCTCAATATAACGAAATTAAAGCTTTTGCACAATTTGGTTCTGACTTAGGTGAAGCATCACAAAAACTTCTAGATCGCGGAACTAAAATTTATGAACTATTAAAGCAAAACCAATATGAGCACCTTGCTCAGTTTAATCAAGTAATGATTTTACTTGTTATTAAAGAAAAATTATTAGATTCTGTTAAGGTTGAAGAAATACTTCAATTCCGTACTGAGTTTTTTGACTTTTTAAACAAAGATGTCTTCATTTTGAAGCAAAAACAGTATTTTTTAGATAATAAATCTATTGATAATAAAAGCTACGATTCACTAATTGATTCCTTTAAAGGCTTCATCGAAAGATTTGTAGCTAAATCAGCAAATTAA
- a CDS encoding PTS fructose transporter subunit IIABC yields MKIQNFFNKDLIFINEEIKNKNEALYFLGKKLKSLKFIENFSTTFSEFTKREEQVSTYLGDFIAMPHIRDKNVVKNSIVFIKNKKEISWNNKENEEPVKFIFAIALNDEQEASLHIQIIEALSKMYMQQEFLIQLENVQSQEEFLALINSFSEEEKEEKEENLNKKIDIVAVTSCPTGIAHTYLAKTNLEEAAKELGINIKVETQGADGIQNKLTNFELKSAKGLIIASDREIDKSRFVHLDNVLEISAKKAIHNAKEQIQKVLENKGKQLKIASENKEKSVENEAQMSFVDFHKRMYRSLLSGISYMLPFIVFGGIIIAFAFILDLIIGASYGRNLDAPEFLKSFGSNYAFSNLILSIGKIGMSLAVSILAAFISFSLVGRQGLLPGFVIGAIASGQLAGSYSFLASTLENSYELTPDSILSTGSGFIGAIFGGFFAATMVIVFNNFILKGLSKNLQGIKNILLIPLLATFTIALLFWALNIILIYVNFGLTIFLSILESKTYLVWLLGLVIGAMMAFDLGGPVNKAAYIFATFTVSQKGASSISMAAAMLAGMIPPLGISLSMFVNKKLWTEEQINAGKISNIIFGLSFISEGAIPYTANKPKVLFPSNIIAGIVTGITSALLGINIIAPHGGIFVVFLARTNLVESAGAQIGLGILFWILVLILGTITHAFCIWFFSKIQKTGWDFKNIFKKEAK; encoded by the coding sequence ATGAAAATTCAAAATTTTTTTAACAAAGATTTAATTTTTATTAATGAAGAAATAAAGAACAAAAATGAAGCACTTTATTTTCTGGGCAAAAAATTAAAATCTTTAAAATTTATTGAAAATTTTTCAACAACATTCTCTGAATTTACTAAAAGAGAAGAGCAAGTTTCAACCTATTTAGGTGATTTTATTGCAATGCCTCATATTAGAGACAAAAATGTTGTCAAAAATTCAATAGTTTTTATTAAAAATAAAAAAGAAATTAGTTGAAATAATAAAGAAAATGAAGAACCTGTTAAATTTATTTTTGCTATTGCCTTAAATGATGAACAAGAAGCTTCATTACATATTCAAATAATTGAAGCTCTGTCTAAAATGTATATGCAACAAGAGTTTTTAATTCAGTTAGAAAATGTACAATCACAAGAAGAATTTTTAGCTTTAATTAATTCATTTTCTGAAGAAGAGAAAGAAGAAAAAGAAGAAAATTTGAACAAAAAAATTGACATTGTTGCTGTTACTTCTTGCCCAACAGGTATTGCTCATACATATTTAGCAAAAACTAATTTAGAAGAGGCAGCAAAGGAATTGGGAATAAACATCAAAGTAGAAACTCAAGGTGCTGATGGTATTCAAAATAAATTAACTAATTTCGAACTTAAAAGTGCAAAAGGTTTAATTATTGCAAGTGATAGAGAAATTGATAAATCTAGATTTGTACATCTTGATAATGTATTGGAAATTTCAGCTAAAAAAGCTATTCATAATGCAAAAGAACAAATTCAAAAAGTACTTGAAAATAAAGGAAAACAATTAAAAATTGCTTCAGAAAACAAAGAAAAATCTGTAGAAAATGAAGCACAAATGTCTTTTGTAGATTTTCATAAAAGAATGTATAGATCTTTATTATCAGGTATTTCATATATGCTACCATTTATAGTTTTTGGTGGAATTATAATTGCTTTTGCTTTTATCTTAGATTTAATCATTGGTGCATCTTATGGAAGAAATTTAGATGCCCCTGAGTTTTTAAAATCATTTGGTAGCAATTATGCATTTTCCAACTTAATTTTGAGTATTGGAAAAATCGGAATGTCTTTGGCAGTTTCAATTCTAGCTGCTTTTATTAGTTTTTCTCTTGTAGGAAGACAAGGCTTACTTCCGGGTTTTGTAATTGGAGCAATTGCAAGCGGACAATTAGCTGGCTCATATTCGTTTTTAGCTTCAACGTTAGAAAATTCATATGAATTAACACCAGATAGTATTTTATCTACTGGTTCTGGCTTCATTGGGGCAATTTTTGGTGGATTTTTTGCTGCTACTATGGTTATTGTTTTTAATAACTTCATTTTAAAAGGATTGTCAAAAAATTTACAAGGTATTAAAAATATTTTACTAATTCCTTTATTAGCAACTTTTACAATTGCCTTATTATTTTGAGCATTAAATATCATTTTAATTTATGTTAATTTTGGTCTTACTATTTTCTTATCAATTCTAGAATCTAAAACTTACTTAGTATGACTTCTAGGTCTTGTAATTGGAGCAATGATGGCATTTGATTTAGGAGGACCTGTAAACAAAGCAGCTTATATTTTTGCAACATTTACAGTTTCACAAAAAGGGGCTTCTTCTATTTCAATGGCAGCTGCTATGTTAGCTGGAATGATTCCTCCATTAGGAATATCTCTTTCAATGTTTGTAAATAAAAAATTATGAACAGAAGAGCAAATAAATGCTGGAAAAATTTCAAATATAATTTTTGGTCTTTCCTTTATATCAGAAGGAGCTATTCCTTATACAGCCAACAAACCAAAAGTGCTTTTTCCTTCTAATATAATTGCAGGTATTGTAACAGGAATTACCTCAGCTTTATTAGGAATCAATATCATCGCTCCTCATGGTGGAATATTTGTTGTCTTTTTAGCAAGAACAAATTTAGTTGAATCTGCAGGAGCACAAATTGGTTTAGGAATTTTGTTCTGAATCTTGGTATTAATACTGGGAACTATTACTCACGCATTTTGTATTTGATTCTTTTCAAAAATACAAAAAACAGGTTGAGATTTTAAAAATATCTTCAAAAAAGAAGCAAAATAG
- a CDS encoding F0F1 ATP synthase subunit delta has translation MENNSNILVYADSMLELAQEMDKVREFQEQFFHIENVLIHNPSLFTFLKSHMNSKTQRHEILDSVFTKKVSEPVLNFLKILIDKNLIFYWEKIFKRFTKNADEISKIARGIIYSGFPMHTSQINKIVNLLAQKLNKNIIVEHRIDKNLLAGIKIVIDNHIFENSVASLLNQIKSDILK, from the coding sequence ATGGAAAACAATTCAAATATTTTAGTTTATGCTGATTCTATGCTTGAATTAGCGCAAGAGATGGATAAAGTAAGAGAATTTCAAGAACAATTTTTTCACATTGAAAATGTTTTAATTCATAATCCATCATTATTCACGTTTTTAAAATCACATATGAATTCAAAAACACAAAGACATGAAATTCTTGATAGTGTTTTTACTAAAAAAGTTTCAGAACCAGTTTTAAATTTTTTAAAAATATTAATTGACAAAAATCTCATTTTTTACTGAGAAAAAATTTTTAAAAGATTTACAAAAAATGCAGATGAAATTTCAAAAATAGCTCGTGGAATAATTTATTCAGGTTTCCCAATGCACACTAGCCAAATAAATAAAATTGTTAATTTACTAGCTCAAAAACTCAATAAAAATATAATTGTAGAACATCGAATAGATAAAAATTTATTAGCAGGAATTAAGATAGTTATAGACAATCATATTTTTGAAAATAGTGTAGCATCGCTTTTAAACCAAATCAAAAGCGATATATTAAAATAA
- the atpF gene encoding F0F1 ATP synthase subunit B, giving the protein MILQNVTNFASKSELSQDIDKLFKGLFPNPWIMLATVLSFAILFLILSKFLYKPLKKNIEKRRKFLQDNIDATIENKEKSLQLVEEKNKELLEAKLARQEIIAKAKIQAANIATTYTNNAKAESKRIVEEGKFYVLQLKQKAEQETKKEIISTATVLASKILEKNITYQDEQELIDELFKDIELQEFEK; this is encoded by the coding sequence ATGATTTTACAAAATGTAACTAACTTTGCTTCAAAAAGTGAACTAAGTCAAGATATTGATAAATTATTTAAAGGATTATTTCCTAATCCTTGAATAATGCTAGCAACTGTTTTGTCTTTTGCAATTTTATTCTTAATTCTTTCTAAATTTTTATACAAACCTTTGAAGAAAAATATAGAAAAAAGAAGAAAATTTTTACAAGATAACATTGATGCAACAATAGAAAACAAAGAAAAATCTTTACAACTTGTAGAAGAAAAAAATAAAGAACTTTTAGAAGCAAAATTAGCACGTCAAGAAATTATTGCCAAAGCAAAAATACAAGCTGCTAACATAGCAACAACTTATACAAATAATGCAAAAGCAGAATCAAAAAGAATAGTTGAAGAAGGAAAATTCTATGTTCTTCAATTAAAACAAAAAGCAGAGCAAGAAACCAAAAAAGAAATTATTTCAACAGCTACAGTTTTAGCATCAAAAATTTTAGAAAAAAACATCACTTATCAAGATGAACAAGAATTAATTGATGAGTTATTTAAAGACATTGAATTACAAGAATTTGAAAAATAA
- a CDS encoding lipoprotein 17-related variable surface protein — MKKPIIIALSLVSAVTITSVSLGAYFGVQKNKSFASPVIKFSYDNDGVPLAQLKLAKKSTDVNYIVIFKNNKGKLIRKFVGAHNNILSIRNTSPDSRLVEIQDISKKTIWKSPEKEGIDLSLGQIDIKNKAILLNPNISKNASVNFSLLNTEGKEIVINKKANKEAKIDLTDNELFSLLNLTLNKITTKNNNETEKIKLVISDIEGIDVKKPEKFITSQTISSATINLDFVSDVLSLDPTQEIQAKFKQVDSPPDNPTYFSASSEIEYKDVNTYGLHFVAKNLQEATKYELVSLSFAENPYKNFDLLANKPFWSVPSNSDFYFQTATKDINLELTGLKQLKDNNSKYRLDLTFTSLPSSFYNKKIQVEYTYDNDKVLKSQPQTLSNTVSRYEFNFDNLKKNTKYTLSRIFVFDKSENDLISNIDLAKNDISDSFNFTENISDFEVVQTKLNSVKIKLNIDDDYKDVSTNSPLIISYKKTNDSNAKVETVSTQIQTNSSQQRFVEVEIPKLELNTNYEIVKVERNVEVASDNKDNLKTFESLIYYDKEKNSEMKLNFEIKFKILSASTLDEKTGKFALTTENNLDSFNNLDFSLNYLFTKENEAKSTEKVVDNSTNNDDKIMYEQSSKTLNLFVPFLSEQTGKYELKSLDIFVKNNKDKEKQSILVSNLQTLNIKSKQDLIKSVEENLNKINKNYLPSMVTKEKLEANLTENDKKFINSSLSITSRSIDDKKGELPVSFQFSYFGSTTSQSYTIKDFNKLVEIKDSKDKFDAKASSSVEFFDPGFALVDNDSYYSYWYADKTTDQKDITYTITPKDDKNTLIKEFWLSARKDKDYTAQNHLTSYFSVKITYTDDKNQEVTKDLNVNSPTEFTATTKTSITTQQRQRKPEQQITTTSTYYKWSFALDKLTQIKKIEITFKKEFQPKYVSIFKIRFIQPEKDLPQN; from the coding sequence ATGAAAAAACCAATTATTATTGCATTATCTTTAGTATCAGCTGTTACAATAACTTCAGTATCGCTTGGAGCATATTTTGGTGTGCAAAAAAATAAATCTTTTGCATCACCTGTAATTAAATTTAGTTATGACAATGATGGAGTTCCACTAGCACAACTAAAATTAGCTAAAAAAAGCACAGATGTTAATTACATAGTTATTTTCAAAAATAATAAAGGTAAACTAATAAGAAAGTTTGTTGGTGCTCATAATAACATTTTATCAATCAGAAACACTTCACCTGATTCTAGATTAGTGGAAATTCAAGATATTAGTAAAAAAACTATTTGAAAATCTCCAGAAAAAGAAGGAATTGATTTAAGTCTTGGTCAAATTGACATTAAAAATAAAGCCATTTTACTTAATCCAAATATTTCTAAAAATGCTTCTGTAAACTTTAGTTTGTTAAACACTGAAGGTAAAGAAATTGTTATAAATAAAAAGGCTAATAAAGAAGCAAAAATCGATTTAACTGATAATGAATTATTTAGTTTATTAAATCTTACTCTTAATAAAATTACTACTAAAAACAACAATGAAACTGAAAAAATTAAGTTAGTAATTTCAGATATTGAAGGTATTGATGTTAAAAAACCAGAAAAATTTATAACTTCACAGACAATTTCTTCAGCAACAATTAATTTAGATTTTGTTTCTGATGTTTTAAGTTTAGATCCAACACAAGAGATTCAAGCTAAATTTAAACAAGTAGATTCTCCTCCTGATAATCCAACTTATTTTTCAGCTTCTTCAGAAATAGAATATAAAGATGTAAATACTTATGGTCTTCATTTTGTAGCAAAAAATTTACAAGAAGCTACAAAATACGAACTAGTTAGTTTATCGTTTGCAGAAAATCCATACAAAAATTTTGATCTTTTAGCCAACAAACCCTTTTGAAGTGTGCCTTCAAATTCTGATTTTTATTTTCAAACAGCCACTAAAGATATTAATTTAGAATTAACTGGATTAAAACAGTTAAAAGATAATAATTCAAAATATAGATTAGACCTTACTTTTACTTCATTACCAAGCTCTTTTTATAACAAAAAAATACAAGTTGAATATACATATGACAATGATAAAGTACTAAAATCACAACCACAAACTTTATCAAATACTGTTTCAAGATATGAATTCAACTTTGACAATTTAAAGAAAAACACAAAGTATACATTATCTAGAATTTTCGTTTTTGATAAATCAGAAAACGACTTAATTTCAAACATTGATTTAGCTAAAAATGATATTTCAGATTCATTTAACTTTACTGAAAATATTTCTGATTTTGAAGTAGTACAAACTAAGTTAAATTCAGTAAAAATTAAATTAAATATTGATGATGACTATAAAGATGTTTCTACAAATTCACCGCTTATTATTTCCTACAAAAAAACAAATGATTCAAATGCAAAAGTAGAAACTGTTTCTACTCAAATCCAAACTAATTCTTCTCAGCAAAGATTTGTTGAAGTCGAAATTCCTAAACTAGAATTAAACACTAATTACGAAATCGTGAAAGTAGAAAGAAATGTTGAAGTTGCTTCAGACAATAAAGATAATTTAAAAACTTTTGAAAGTTTAATTTATTATGATAAAGAAAAAAATTCTGAAATGAAATTGAACTTTGAAATTAAATTTAAAATACTTTCAGCATCTACATTAGATGAAAAAACAGGAAAATTTGCTTTAACTACAGAAAATAATTTAGATAGTTTCAACAATTTAGATTTTAGTTTAAATTATTTATTTACAAAGGAAAATGAAGCAAAATCAACTGAAAAAGTTGTTGATAATAGTACAAATAACGATGATAAAATAATGTATGAACAAAGTTCAAAAACATTAAATCTATTTGTTCCTTTTTTATCAGAACAAACAGGAAAATATGAACTTAAATCATTAGATATTTTTGTAAAAAACAACAAAGATAAAGAAAAACAAAGCATTTTAGTTTCAAATTTACAGACTTTAAATATTAAATCTAAACAAGACTTAATTAAATCTGTTGAAGAAAATTTAAATAAAATAAACAAAAATTATCTTCCTTCAATGGTAACTAAAGAAAAACTAGAAGCAAATCTTACTGAAAACGATAAAAAATTCATCAATTCATCTTTAAGTATTACTTCCAGATCTATAGATGATAAAAAAGGAGAATTACCTGTTTCTTTCCAATTTTCTTATTTTGGGTCTACCACTTCACAATCTTATACAATTAAAGACTTTAATAAATTAGTAGAAATAAAAGACTCTAAAGATAAATTTGATGCAAAAGCGTCTTCATCAGTAGAATTTTTTGATCCTGGATTTGCTTTAGTAGATAATGATAGCTATTACAGCTACTGATATGCAGATAAAACAACTGATCAAAAAGACATTACTTATACAATAACTCCAAAAGATGATAAAAACACTTTAATTAAAGAGTTCTGATTATCTGCTAGAAAAGACAAGGATTATACTGCTCAAAACCATTTAACTTCATATTTTAGTGTCAAAATAACTTATACAGATGACAAAAATCAAGAAGTAACTAAAGACTTAAATGTAAATAGTCCAACAGAATTTACTGCTACAACTAAAACTTCAATAACAACTCAACAACGTCAAAGAAAACCAGAACAACAAATCACAACAACAAGTACTTACTACAAGTGATCTTTCGCTCTAGATAAATTAACACAAATTAAAAAAATAGAAATTACCTTTAAAAAAGAATTCCAACCTAAATATGTTTCTATTTTTAAAATAAGATTCATTCAACCTGAAAAAGACTTGCCACAAAATTAG
- a CDS encoding YigZ family protein, with protein sequence MQKSCCFDKQEYLFEVKESKFFVYSFYVENEEQIALYLSLIKQKENKAKHIVYAYRLLNNQTKFFESTEPKSSSGKKIRDVIFTHNLFNILIIIARYKSNAQLGLNLLTRSYYNAASLVVTNKNICDLKLENIYILEFDLINLNKYLETLKYHKENIYNKEILEKTAKLVVSLNNSYDYFKNKAKVIFYKSNILRLKIDK encoded by the coding sequence ATGCAAAAAAGTTGCTGTTTCGACAAGCAAGAATATCTCTTTGAAGTCAAGGAATCTAAGTTTTTTGTTTATAGTTTTTATGTTGAAAATGAAGAACAAATTGCTTTATATTTATCTCTTATCAAACAAAAAGAAAATAAAGCAAAACATATAGTTTATGCCTATAGATTATTAAATAATCAAACGAAATTTTTTGAATCAACAGAACCTAAATCTAGTTCAGGAAAAAAGATTCGTGATGTAATTTTTACACACAATTTGTTTAATATTTTGATAATAATTGCAAGATATAAATCTAATGCACAATTAGGTCTTAATTTACTAACGCGCTCTTATTATAATGCTGCTAGTTTAGTGGTTACTAACAAAAATATTTGCGATTTAAAACTAGAAAATATATATATTTTAGAATTTGACTTAATTAATTTAAACAAGTATTTAGAAACTTTAAAATATCACAAAGAAAATATATATAACAAAGAAATCTTAGAAAAAACAGCTAAATTAGTTGTAAGTTTAAATAATTCATATGATTACTTCAAAAATAAAGCCAAAGTCATATTTTATAAATCAAATATATTAAGATTAAAAATAGATAAATAA
- the atpG gene encoding ATP synthase F1 subunit gamma: MASLSKLKTRFAQIKNTEKITKAMELISNAKIPKMRREFLQVSQYFTNLNEIFLSIIKKTSSVDVFDLDSTKPKVFIVITSDLGLCGAYNVNVIKKLKSLINKQDRIIVIGKKGSSYLQKFKDQIDLEFNVVDRADRLEIIFKVKEQIQNYLENKQVSGIEIIYTQFINTLTFNAVNFTMLPIDKNIEQQKLQIEANSKLEVEFEPNAEVVLKNLIPIYFGAALNNFLFESKISEIASRRIAMENASDNANEIIDKLSIELNRTRQASITQEITEIIGSILK; encoded by the coding sequence ATGGCTTCACTAAGTAAATTAAAAACTCGTTTTGCTCAAATAAAAAATACTGAAAAAATCACAAAAGCAATGGAACTAATTTCAAATGCAAAAATACCCAAAATGCGAAGAGAATTTCTACAAGTTTCACAGTATTTTACAAATCTTAACGAAATATTTTTATCAATTATTAAAAAAACTTCTTCAGTTGATGTATTTGATTTAGATTCTACAAAACCAAAAGTTTTTATAGTAATTACTTCGGATTTAGGTCTTTGCGGAGCTTACAATGTAAATGTAATTAAGAAGTTAAAATCCTTGATAAACAAACAAGATAGAATTATTGTTATTGGTAAAAAAGGAAGTTCTTATTTACAAAAATTCAAAGATCAAATTGATTTAGAATTCAACGTTGTAGATAGAGCAGATCGTTTAGAAATTATTTTTAAAGTTAAAGAACAAATACAAAATTATTTAGAAAATAAACAAGTTTCTGGCATTGAAATTATCTATACCCAATTTATTAATACTCTAACTTTTAATGCAGTTAACTTTACAATGCTTCCAATTGATAAAAATATTGAACAACAAAAGCTTCAAATTGAAGCAAATTCAAAGCTAGAAGTAGAATTTGAGCCTAATGCTGAAGTAGTTTTAAAAAATTTAATTCCTATCTATTTTGGAGCAGCTTTAAACAACTTTCTATTTGAATCTAAAATATCAGAGATAGCTTCAAGAAGAATAGCAATGGAAAATGCTTCAGATAATGCAAATGAAATTATAGATAAATTATCTATTGAATTAAACAGAACTAGACAAGCTTCAATAACTCAAGAAATTACAGAGATTATTGGTTCAATACTAAAATAA
- a CDS encoding ATPase: MKQTHLKIITPSGIFLETDTDLVTLRTTEGYKGCQHGQTPFVASLVADKLFVGSDKSADQKVFDIYNGIVYVELDNTTIFTDKITEVNTKFRYSDLKSTPKS; encoded by the coding sequence ATGAAGCAAACTCATTTAAAAATAATCACACCTTCAGGAATTTTTTTAGAAACTGATACAGATTTAGTGACATTAAGAACAACAGAAGGATATAAAGGTTGTCAACACGGACAAACACCATTTGTTGCTTCATTAGTTGCAGATAAATTATTTGTTGGCTCAGACAAATCAGCTGATCAAAAAGTTTTTGATATTTATAATGGAATAGTTTATGTTGAACTTGATAACACTACTATTTTTACAGATAAAATAACAGAAGTCAACACAAAATTCCGTTATTCTGATTTAAAATCAACACCTAAATCATAA